One window from the genome of Leptospira johnsonii encodes:
- the prfB gene encoding peptide chain release factor 2, whose translation MEVKNAKELKRLSKELQENFLNRWKLLNLDKDQDQLKSYNDRIAEPTFWDNQDQAKSISQRKTELERKLDPWIKIRRDILDFPDLVELTFDEKGEAGVDELSSEYQRLKTEFERLELLGALNEPEDMKPAFLNIHPGAGGTESQDWAEMLFRMYLKYFDKKGYQYSVVDFQEGDGAGIKNATIHVIGDFAYGFMKCENGVHRLVRISPFDANKRRHTSFVSVHVSPELDDDIDIKIEDKDIRVDVYRSSGAGGQHVNTTDSAVRITHIPSGIVVACQNERSQIKNRDTAFKMLKARLYEQEQERLKDDLEKKSGEKKDIAWGNQIRSYVFHPYNMVKDHRTDHETGNVQAVMDGDIEPFIMAYLKTL comes from the coding sequence ATGGAAGTTAAGAACGCCAAGGAACTGAAGCGCCTCTCTAAAGAACTTCAAGAGAATTTTCTAAATCGCTGGAAACTTCTGAATCTAGATAAGGACCAGGACCAACTCAAGTCTTATAATGATCGTATCGCCGAGCCCACTTTTTGGGACAACCAGGACCAAGCGAAATCGATCAGCCAAAGAAAGACTGAATTAGAAAGAAAATTAGACCCTTGGATCAAAATCCGAAGAGATATATTAGATTTTCCTGATTTAGTGGAATTGACTTTCGACGAGAAGGGCGAAGCCGGAGTAGACGAACTCAGCTCCGAATACCAAAGATTAAAGACTGAATTCGAAAGACTGGAACTTTTAGGCGCTCTAAACGAACCGGAAGATATGAAACCCGCTTTCTTGAATATCCACCCGGGTGCAGGTGGAACGGAGAGCCAGGATTGGGCGGAGATGCTTTTCAGAATGTATCTGAAATACTTCGATAAAAAAGGATACCAATACAGCGTTGTGGACTTCCAAGAGGGAGACGGCGCTGGGATCAAGAATGCCACCATACACGTGATAGGCGATTTTGCTTACGGATTTATGAAATGCGAGAATGGAGTGCATCGTTTAGTAAGGATCTCTCCATTTGACGCGAACAAACGAAGACATACTTCCTTTGTGTCCGTTCACGTTAGCCCGGAATTAGACGACGATATAGATATCAAGATTGAAGATAAGGATATCAGAGTGGATGTGTATCGTTCTTCCGGAGCAGGAGGACAGCACGTTAACACCACCGACTCTGCAGTTCGTATCACACATATTCCGAGCGGGATCGTGGTCGCTTGCCAGAACGAAAGGTCCCAAATCAAAAACAGGGACACTGCTTTTAAAATGTTAAAAGCAAGACTTTACGAACAGGAACAGGAAAGATTAAAAGACGACCTTGAAAAAAAGTCCGGAGAAAAAAAGGACATCGCTTGGGGAAATCAAATCCGTTCTTATGTATTTCATCCTTATAATATGGTGAAAGACCATCGCACAGATCATGAGACTGGGAACGTGCAAGCGGTCATGGACGGTGATATCGAGCCGTTCATCATGGCTTACTTAAAAACTCTTTAA